AAGTAGAACCGATTGAACTAGTTCAGGACGAGTACCTGACACTAACTACGGAAGAAATCCTTGGCACCCAAGAACGTATTTCCATCACGTACAGCGAGCTTCCTAATGATGTTCAAGTAGGCTCCACCATCCTTATTGATGACGGTCTGATTGGTTTGACAGTTGTCGACATTCAAGGAACTGAAATCAAGACCCGTATTGTAAACGGTGGTACGATCAAGAGCAAGAAGGGCGTTAACGTACCAGGAGTAAACATCTCCTTGCCGGGTATTACGGAAAAAGACACCAACGATATTCTTTTTGGTATCGAACAGGACATCGATTTTATCGCCGCTTCCTTCGTTCGCAAAGCTAGCGACGTTCAGGAAATTCGTGAGCTGCTTTCGAAAAACAACGCTTCTCACATTCAAATCATTTCCAAAATCGAAAACCAACAAGGTGTTGACAACCTTGATGAAATTTTAGAAGCTTCCGATGGCCTGATGGTTGCTCGTGGTGACCTTGGTGTTGAAATTCCAGCTGAAGATGTACCTTTGGCTCAAAAATTGATGATTCAAAAATGTAACGTTGCTGGCAAACCAGTAATCACAGCTACACAAATGCTGGATTCTATGCAACGTAACCCACGTCCTACTCGCGCTGAAGCAAGTGACGTAGCAAACGCTATTTTCGACGGAACAGATGCAATCATGCTTTCCGGAGAAACTGCTGCTGGTAAATATCCAGTAGAATCCGTTCTTACAATGTCCCGTATTGCTGAGAAAGCGGAGTCCGCTTTGGACCACCGTGAAATTTTCTCAAAACAACAAACTTTACAAGAAACTACAGTTACAGAAGCTATCAGCCAATCCGTTGCAATTTCTGCTTTGGATCTGAACGCTAAGGCTATTCTTTCTTCGACTGTTACAGGTCATACTGCACGCGTTGTTTCCAAATACCGTCCTAAAGCACCAATCATTGCTGTTACGACACAAGAAAGAACTATGCGTCAATTGTCCCTCGTTTGGGGCGTAACGCCAGTATTCGGTAAAGTAGCTACTTCCACAGATGAATTGCTTGAAACAGCAATCCAAGGTGGTAAGGATTCCGGTCTGGTTCAGGCTGGCGACCTAGTTGTGATTACTGCAGGAATTCCACTTGGACGTTCCGGTTCCACTAACTTGGTAAAAGTAAGCACAATCGAGTAGTACTCGACTGTGCTTTGCCTGATTCGTAGATTTTACTCAAAATAGAAGAGCTGTCTCAGATGTAGTGAAAATCTACAAACGAGGCAGCTCTTTTTTTTGTGCTGAATCCATTTATGCTGTTAGTATATACGTTTGACGCTAAAAGAGTCCCCTCGAGGGCTTGGACTGGAAGGAACCGCAACAGTGGTGTTATTCTGGACCATGATCCCTCCATTAGAAAGAGTTAACCTAGGTCGTTTTCCATTGATTCGGCAGCAGTTGAAATAGGTAGTGCCAACGCGGGCCAGCTTTGCGATGGAACCATCGACCTCAGGAGCCTCCATAATCCATTCGCCGGAGGTCTGCGGACCAGTATATCGCTGAAGCGTTCGGAAGGTCCAATTTCGGCTTAAATTCCGGAGTGTGATAGACCACTTCGTGTGGTTTATTTTTGTGATAGTACCCTTCATATGATCTCCAGGGTATACTGGAAAAGGGATTACGGTCTCGACGTCAGGTAGTATTTCCCACCAGGCGTAATAACGGGCAATCCCATTTACGAATTCATGACCTGTTCCCGTCTGAATAAGGTTACTGTTCTTGAAGCCGTCGATGCCAATCCATGCGGAGGAATAGGTGGATTTGTGGGTTGGTTTTACGTATGGGACGGTCCATTCACCGGAAATGCGATTGAAGGCACCTTTTCTACCAGTAACAGTGTAGCCACTCCAGTTCTTAGATGACCAGCCAAAAGCAGAACTTTGTCTATTGCTCGCATTAGATTTGTCTGTTAGACAAGGATGATTTACCATGAGAGAGTTATATTTTATGCTCAACTTGTCCACCGCCTTTATAGTACTGCTATATTAAATGCGATGATTACATATGAAGTACGGGTATTCTGTTAAAATATAAAAATATAAAGCTGGAGGACTCATAGTACAAATGGAAAAATTATCGAAGCTGCGCGGCTTTTATCTATTTTTAGGATTGGCCGGCGGTTCATTTGGCTCTTATCTTTCGCTGCTGCTGGTCCATAATGGACTTAACAGTGGACAGATAGGTATACTAATGGCAACAGGCACGCTAGTTGCAATCACCATTCAGCCGATGTGGGGGATTATCTCTGATCGGTATAATCAGACGCGTTTAGTACTAATCCTAAGTGTGGCGGTTCCGGCCTTACTAGCCGTCTTTTATCGTTCGGAATATTTCATTGTACTTCTTCTGGTGTATACGTGCTCAACGATCTTCTCCTCTACACAGGCTC
This genomic stretch from Paenibacillus sp. FSL H7-0737 harbors:
- a CDS encoding G1 family glutamic endopeptidase, translating into MSIKYNSLMVNHPCLTDKSNASNRQSSAFGWSSKNWSGYTVTGRKGAFNRISGEWTVPYVKPTHKSTYSSAWIGIDGFKNSNLIQTGTGHEFVNGIARYYAWWEILPDVETVIPFPVYPGDHMKGTITKINHTKWSITLRNLSRNWTFRTLQRYTGPQTSGEWIMEAPEVDGSIAKLARVGTTYFNCCRINGKRPRLTLSNGGIMVQNNTTVAVPSSPSPRGDSFSVKRIY
- the pyk gene encoding pyruvate kinase gives rise to the protein MRKSKIVCTIGPASESLENIKKLILAGMNVARLNFSHGDFEEHGARIKTIRQASKELNKTVAILLDTKGPEIRTGKLEVEPIELVQDEYLTLTTEEILGTQERISITYSELPNDVQVGSTILIDDGLIGLTVVDIQGTEIKTRIVNGGTIKSKKGVNVPGVNISLPGITEKDTNDILFGIEQDIDFIAASFVRKASDVQEIRELLSKNNASHIQIISKIENQQGVDNLDEILEASDGLMVARGDLGVEIPAEDVPLAQKLMIQKCNVAGKPVITATQMLDSMQRNPRPTRAEASDVANAIFDGTDAIMLSGETAAGKYPVESVLTMSRIAEKAESALDHREIFSKQQTLQETTVTEAISQSVAISALDLNAKAILSSTVTGHTARVVSKYRPKAPIIAVTTQERTMRQLSLVWGVTPVFGKVATSTDELLETAIQGGKDSGLVQAGDLVVITAGIPLGRSGSTNLVKVSTIE